The Carassius gibelio isolate Cgi1373 ecotype wild population from Czech Republic chromosome B5, carGib1.2-hapl.c, whole genome shotgun sequence genome segment TTAGCCACACATTACAATCATGGAGTTTCAAAGAGGGAAATTCCATTTAAGTATTTGCTCAGTTCAACAGATGGTGTTTGTATAAAGAGCTTTAGAGAGGGTCTTCCTAATAAAAGACCCGAGGAATGGCTGCAACAGTTCATTCAGAAACATTTGCTTAAGATATGAACAAAGCAGACAGTTAAGCAAACACAGACCAGTGAGAGTAGCAGAAAGACAGTTAACAGCTGTTTCCATTAAATCAGCTTGGTGGAGCCAGGGCGTTTTGGCAACATACAAATATCATAGTGTGCAATCGCTGTGCCTTTGAGAGCTTCTTGATGAGGGAGGTCCTGATGAATATGTTTTTGGCAACGAGGTTTCAGTGTGTGTAATCATTTGTGACAGTGGTGGAGACGTGAAGACTGAGACTTTTTGAGCGCTGAGAAAGTCATGTGCctttttctgaaaagaaaaaaaaaaatactaaaaaactcTGCGTTCCTGATCTAGTGTTCTTATGACTTATTATCACCATGGGTGATCTGTCTTCATGTATTGTGATTTATTTACTTTGGTACTTTTCAATAGCTCTTTTGACCATAAAGAGAActgtataaaataatatgataatcaTTAAAGGAATGGCACTTTTGTAGTTTATACCTATAATAGTTTTAAGCATGCAACTGGTTAAAGTTATGAAGGACAGAGTTGTCTGTTCATGCCTCAGACTTCATCTGAGTGAGAAAAAATTTGGCCCATTTCATTTCTGGCCTGCGTCCAACACTGACGTGATTCAGGCTAGATTTCAGCAGCATGCACAAAAAGAGCTAGAACTTCTCTGGAACtgaaattatgcaaattattagACACATCTCAGATCCAGGTTTTTCCACTGAAAGTTCTATTTAAGTTTTTCCTCTGATCGTAAAGCCTGGGTTACTTTTCAGCAAATAATGATAAACAGGTCTGACAGCTTGGCAAGAGGGGACAACCGACTCCTCAGAGAAATTCTGAATACATTTCACAGCAGTTCTTTCTATAAGAAAAGGAAATGCCAACATCTTGCAGTAATAGTCTCGGCAGATTGAACAATTTCATCCTTTGTGAGGAGTGAAGCCTTGAGCTCTGTAGTTGCTTGGAGTCCTCTGTGTGTGAGCGAAAATGTGCAGGGCATATATTCTGTTTTCTCATTGTCAGGCAAGCAGTTTAATTTCTTGTTGTGTAAATAGTTTGTGATTTCATTGatctattattttaaactttcacACTCTGCTAAATGAAATCACACAAGATAACAAAACTGCAGCACTTTTTTAATTTCCAATCTGTTCAAAATGTACTTTCTTTACTACAACAAAAACATGCTTGTGAGGAAGCTATGTTAGAAATGGATGTGctgtattacagtttttctgcGGAATGTGAGAATTTGCATGAGGCTGTTTGCTCCCTTCCTCCCAAATGGGCCATCTAATCTCTCTAATtggaaaaaggaaaaaagttGGAAGGTGGGAGTGGGGTAGAGGGCATTTTTGGCTAGCTGCCCGAGCTTTGTGGTTTGAGCGCTTCAGTGTGATAGGGTCAATGTAGCTTGGATAACACAGTCCACTCTGTTCTTCAAAAACAGAGTGCCCCTTCTTTTTTCGCAGATCTGGGCCAGGTGATGATCATAATCAGAGACTGAGAAATGGAAAGCACAGGATTATTCCATAATCGTGAGATATCCATAAAATGTTTAACatctaattataattttatagaaTTAAATAGTTTAACTGATTAAATCTCTAAAAAATGCAGACCTGCAACTACCTGGATGTTGAACATGAACAAGAAAGGGCTTTTTGTATAATACTGTGGATTATATAATGAGAGGACAGGAAAGTTTTGGGGTgagaacagaagaaaaaagaaagaagtgtGATGGAACAGCTGTTATTTTGCTCCATTTAAGCAATCAAGCCAACCAGAGAGGATCAAAGGATTGTTCATGCAGTCATCTGCTGACCAAATGCAGTGCCCAGTGCATGTCAACACAGAAATCACCTAAGTGAACTTCCTTCAAGTGTTCCTAATAGAGAAGCATGTGTCCACATGCCTTGACTTTTGGACAAATCTTTAATAGTTGTTATGAAGATTTTGGACTTATTGAATGAGACCCACTGACAACATATGAAGCTAGAATATTAACACTGAAATCATCGGATCATGCATCAAAATGGAGAAGCGGTGATTGCAAAACATCTTTGAAATCCTTTTGTTTAAACAGACAAATCCAATTatccaaataaagcaaaataaaacaactGTCTGGAGAATGCCTGTTAAATTAATTATGGAATGTACAAACATGGAGAGACATAAACCAGTGCAAAATGAAACcatattaaaaataagaacacacacagacacaactcTATGCCGTGTTGTTTCATATAGAAATCTTTCAGTTGATCTTAagtgaattatgttttattattttctcgTGGGTAGTTAAAGCAAACTTGAATTGTGAATTTCCCTTAAAAATACAATGGATTAAGTTATTTCAAATTATCAATAACATtccatttttaaatcaaacaaaataaaattataaattaacagATAAAACATTGAACTCAAATATTTCCCTATAAAAGTTGTTTCTTCATGATATATCTTTGGAATGCAGAtacatgaatatttaataaaacaaatcataAGACAGGCTGAAGGCTAAATAACCTCAAAGAATTACACTTAATTAGGCCTATTCTTAGAACTGAAAATATCTAAGCGTTGCTGTTAGGGTACTGTCTGATGACTGGACAGGGACATGCAATGCACTTTGATAGCCAAATATTCTAGCACTGTGTCACCGTAGGCGGGGTCTGAAGCTTTATCAAGTCAAATCACGGCCCGCACCTCCTCCACATTCTCGACCTCCATCAAGTTCTGACCTCCACCCTCCAAGTGACGTCAGAAATCACAACAACTGATCAGACCAATAGTGTGCTGCATGCATACTTCTGGGGTCCGGGTAACTGAACAGATCCAACAAGCCATCTCAAAGGAATCATAGTGAGTTGAACGTTTTCCTGCTTTGTTATTTGAACAAGATGCAGTGCGAGATTGCTTTTGGAATGTTTCGATGTACTTTATAAACCGTTGATTGCTTGCTGGATTTAGTCGACTGCACAAAGAGCAGCGAGAATAAAGACTGGACGCGCGTCAAGATGTTGCTGCACGCTTTGCTTTCGCGGCAGTGAGCAAATGTGATTCGTTTTCAACCATTTGGTGTTTTGTCCATGGAGGAGTTTCGATACACATTTCCGCGGATATCGAAGGAACAATATGAGCATACTTAACTATCTGAAGGGGTCAGAAGACCGCGGCTAGACGGTGGGCATGGAACAAGAGGAATTGTTTATCTCAGTCTCTGATGGAGAAACATTATGGGTAATAAACCAACAAATTGTAGGCTATCCCTTGacctaataattaaattttaagcTTCTGAATCATAAAGGAATGGCAAACTCTGGCAACTCTCCAGTCTTTCCACGGCTGCAAATATTGATTGTGTCCATCGGCTGTGCATTGGTATGTCATAGTCGTTCATCCACCGCATCACCGGCACACAACCAGCGTTTGATATGCTGGCAAGCCATCATCAAGTGCCAAGGAGAACAGGAGTGTCACTACGCGTACACACAGTATCTACACGCGTGCGGTCCGGTGATAAACGGCAACAGGAAGAAATGTCCCAGCCATTGCATTTCTTCCATCATTCAGCTCAATCTGACTGTGAACGGCCCGGCACTGGAGGACTGTGAGTGCGCTTCGGACACTCTGTGCAAGATGACCAAGAGAGCCATTGAGCCCTGTATGCCTAGGACGAGCCACATGGGCTGCACCGAAGCGCGTAAGCAATGTGAGAAGGATCCCGAGTGCAGCACCGCCATGCGGGACTATCTGTATCACTGCAGGAAGCTCTTCGGTGGAGAGCGCTGCTCGGACGACTGCCGGCGGGTCATCACGAACATGCGCTCCATCCCCAAAGCCCTGCAGCTGGACACTTGCGTGTGCGACGGCACAGAGAGGACCATATGCGAGTATGTCAAAGGCAGCATGAAAAACTTTTGCTTTAACGACCGGAATGGCGGGAGTGGCTTTTCAGATACCGAGGACGAACTGGAATATGACTACGAGACGGATTATGAGGACGAAGAGAGTGATGCGTGGGATTTAAGAGCACAGAAGAGTTTGATTGTGATGTCCACCATTTTGACACTTTCTTCCCTTGTTATAGTAAGATAGGGCATGTTTTCCGCATTTTTGGCCTGGTTGGAAATAATAAATTAAGCCCAAACACCCCCTCCCTCAGACGTGGAAGTAAAAACAAAAgatgcgcgcgcgtgtgtgttgTTATATAAACAAGACGTATTTGTCGGAGTATTAAGATACTTGGAAAGTCTCAAGGTTACAAACAACAGTAGCGCTACGTGATCACTTTCCCGCGGTAAAAAGTAGCATGTGACTTATAactttattagactttttgtgtTTTGTATAGAATGTCTTATTAGCTGCCCCGCGTAAAGTAGCCTTTGTTTCAAAGGGCAAAACATGTTAGTCTCGaacctttattcttttttttttttttttttggattcgatttgattttatatataagcGCGTAAAATGTACAGTTAGACGAGAGAATCAGCCAACTGggtaaaaataaagaagaaaatggGAGAAGAAGAAAACCAGAATCCCATAGTCCCATAGTGAAAGATTGTTTTTAAAAACCTAGTTAAGCTGCCAAAATCCGCACATTATGAAAAGGAGTAAGTTGTCCTTTTATGTAAAGAAAATTTTGGAAATATATGCTCTGCTATATATTAAGTTATTATGAACTATTGTGGAAACTGCTATTAAAAGagattaataaatattgtttatttttgtataaaagaTTGATTAGTGTAAAAAAAGAttattgtaaatgtgtataaTGTTTCTATATCATATAATTGCGTGAATAATGTTGATAAACAATACCATGTAATACTGTTTATAATGTTCATAAAGATTGGCTTCAAATTATTCCAAAGATCATCTGACTTATGTGTCTGGTTATTTCAATATACAAACTAATACAACAACTTTGCATACAGATCTGATGTAAGgtaaattaatgtgtttttacttttattgtaacTTGAAAGCAGATTCATGAAATTATATAATATGCTATAAAATGAGCATTAAATATCCAAGTCATTATAAagtaatttaatcaaaaatgctCTGTGTCTGTCatcattaaaaaatctttaatttccaCCTGACATCCCCTACATGGGCATGTGCTAGTCAAACATCTTGGCTCCGTCTGTGCCTGCACTTGATCTTGTAAACATAAATGTTTACAGAGGGAGTTAGTCTAGGTTCCCAGAGACTCTCGACATCTAAGGAAACAAATGAGGTTGTCTTTAAACTGGATCAGAGTTGAGCATGTGCCAAGAGACTGGCTTATTTGTTCAAAGCCTGAGTGTTTATTTAAAGTCTTCACTCAGGCTGACAAGGAAAAAAGCAGTGTTCGCGTGAATGAAGCCTCAAGTAGCCATCACAAACGCACTCAGCCTGCTACTGTGTGTGTAAGTGGGCTTGTCACTGCTCAAAAGAGTTTGCTTCTCAGTGTGAGTAGCACTTGGGTATTACAAATCTCCTCTTAGATTCCATATGCCTCTTTGTTCTGTTAAGTTTAATATAACAATACCAGCTTGATACCTAGTTAGCACTGCAAATACAAAAGAGCAATAAGGTATTAtgtcataaaatataaaagaatttGCCCTCCCCCTAACACCTTAAAAAATGTCAGCTTCTCACAGAAACGAATCATTGAgaaaatagtgattttttttaatgctgtgttACAAGAGTTCTAGAGATCCAAGATGGCAGCCATGATACTTAGTTCATTTCAAGGCAGACATGGGTCTAGGTTTCTCAGTCTTATTAATGAATGAAGGAGAAGTCAAGTGGCACTTCTGTCATGCTAATACTAAACACACAATAGAGGCAGTACACAATGACCTGGCACTTCATTCTGTCTTCTAGCTGACACCTCTAGAAAGAGCAGAATGAACGTTCTGGAGAGAGCAGAAGGAGAAGATGGtacaatgtaaattatgtaaatctGGTCCAAATGGAGGAggttactttttcaaaaactaTGTTCTACAAAATATTGATATGccttatttgtatttatacatgttaattcagttcagttttttttttatttaatcaggtTAAAACTCATTGAGATTAGAATCTCTTTTACAAGAGTGACCTGGCCAAGAAGGCAGCAACAAATAGTAAAAGTATACAatcatataatgtacaaaaaaaaaaaaaattaaaacactcaTAAATCACAACAGCAATTTAGCAAAGGATAAAACATGTAATTTGTTTAAAGTAGCTTAAACTCATTTAGTGCGGTAATGTGGTAAGCTTCAGGGTATCCTGTAGGTAATTCCAAGAGGAGGCGGCATTATATGTAAAACCTTTTTTCCCTATCTCTGTTCGAACCCTAGGAACTTTGAGATGCATCAAATCATTTGAGCGGAGTTTGTAGCGTCCGTTGGAGTTTGAGGAGTTGAGAGACAAAATAAAGTGGATTAAGACTGCAAATCgacttataaataaaacaataccaaTTAAAACTTCTTCGGGAATGTTAGGATGGTAACTCTGCTTTCTCATATAAAATGCAGTGATGCGTTTTATAGCTACACCCagtaatttacatattttagagaggggaaatattttttttacagtttttgttgaGAACAGACCCCTTTAAACTGACAACACTGTTGTTAATCCAGTTATGTCCAAAGATTTGAGTGTAAAGGAAGtgacaaaaaaatgtgaaaacgtGTTTAAGATTCCTATTACTTtcaaattcttaatttttgtgtaACTTGTGCCAGCATGTGTACAGATTGAGTTAGCTTTCATGTAAGATTCaggatatgataaaaaaaatctcaatagtCCTCTCAACTGAACACAGTTCATCGACATCACAGTGACACATGAGCAATGAGACATGTAGCAGTTTCTCTTTGTGGAAACTCTATCCATAGTACATTTCAGCTGTTGACATAAaccaaacatgaaaacattttgaaAGGGTAATGCAGGAGAAAAAAGAGGTTTGGTTGTCAGGCCAGTGGATGGGAAGAGGGGGTTGGTTTTTAAGGGGTTCTTAAAGAAGGAATTTGGGGGAAGGGCAGGCAATGAAGGGCTTTTCTGAATGACCCTACATGGACAAACAGAGGACCCCTCCACACCATCAGCATACTTTAATCTGCAGTAGTGAGCTGGACTGCATGGGTGCATATGACTTGATTACTCTTCCATCAAGGGGATGAAGAAAAAGTGGGGAGCAGTGAAAAGAGTGTGAGAGGAGAGACAAAACTGTGCTGACATGGGGCATAGCTTAATTTTCACGgttctgagacagatgggaaagGTAATGTGGCGTGACGGCTCTTAGAAACTTCAATGGATGCCATGACCTCAGGGAAGTTAGAATCGACTGCACTgggacattttagtttttttctttaggGGTGAAGCCAGAGGTGCACCTTTTAGCTCATTGCTTTGAGATATTTAAACTTTCTTTCATTCACTTTGATCAATATTATTAcatctaagcacacacacacacacctgccataTGGACATTGTTTTGatagcactatacaaataaacatgaattgatTTGAATACAATGTggggttttttctttgtttttcttggtTCTGAGTGTTGTTTTTGTCAGTCCAAAGCCACTGTCATCACAAGTTGATGGGTATTGAAGCTGAAAGGAGCTTCTCAGAGACTCAATAGGGAGCTAAGAGATCTACTCTATTAACCTGACCTCTAGAGGCCCGAGAAGAGTGAAAAGTGAGCCATCTACTTCGACATCATATCTTTTCCTTATACGTTCATTTTACATACATTCTTTGTGTGCCCCCAAACACTAGTTATTGTTAAAAAAGCTATTCTTTAAATTACACATTCAAATATGCTttagtattatataaataataatatgaagatggtaatacataaaaaatgtatattgtgtaAGTAGATTCTAGTCATATCATTTAACGTCTGGTTAAGGTTACTATAAATTCACAGTCAAAGTGATCAAAGATGCAAAGGCCTCATTCACTGACATTCATCCTCTAGTAAATTCTTGTTTATTGGAGTAAATCTTGTGGCTTTACTAACAGACAGGATAATTACCACCAGTTTATCTTTGATTTTCATATCACCTTATTGTTATGAGTATGATATGAGACAGGAGGAAACACACTTTAGTTTAACTAAACTTAAATAGGTAATGGTATTTAGTAAATCAATAACATACCATGGTATATTTTAAAGTGACATTAAATTTACTTGTGAAACCATCACTGTATGTTACTGCCAAGGTAGGCAAAAAGTCAGCTAGGTAATATGATAAAAGCTTACTTTCTGTAATGCAACTATTTTCGGTtgcactattgaccacaagatgGCAGTGTTGTCAAACGTGTTTGTCATCTGAATGTACATGTAATTTGTATCTTATTTTATACACAACACTTTTAATGCCTCATGattatttgtgtatttgaacTACTATATTAGCAGTAGTCTTCACGAGTTGTGTCTCCTCTGCAGATTCCTCCTGGTACACCGCTAGAATTGCACTTGCGTGTTCGTCTGCGACGCCCCCCGGAGCAGAGCGACCAGGAAGACCAGCAACCCCAGTTTCCCAGTTGTTCAAAAGACTTAGCTAGAAGTGATTGAACAGACAGAGGGAACATTCAACTCAAACCAACACAAATTAATTATATCAAAGTTTTTCAGGCCAgtgcacacagaaacacacaccttTCATCAGTTCCTTCTCAATGATCTGACACGCAACTCCTTCAGACCCTGGTAGGCACATGCATTTACACTCCCCATCTATCTGGATCACAGTGCCACCGTTCTGGCATGGCTGGCACTTACACACGCTGTACTCGGCCACATAGTCATCCATGGCTCTTCTGAGATTTTCCCGTCTTGGCTGAGCATCAGGAAAGTCCAAAGGGATCGCGTTGTAGATGGGTTCAGGCTGTCAACACaacaatgaaaacaaattgtGTTCCATTACAGCAGTTACCACACATGCATTGGGAAGTAAAAAAAAGGCGAGGTGAGTCTCACATCACTGTGAATGAGAGCTGGGAGAGTAGTGATGGTCTTTGCCCATTCCACATACTGATTATAGTCTAGGATGCCATCTTTAGTGAGCTGAGACTTCATGGCTACTGCTGAAGCCGGACTGCCCCCTTTCACTGCGATCAGCACTTTATCAATAACCCCCTTGGTGTCCTTGCCATCTAGTGAACAAAGTTGTGAGCAATTTAGCTTCATCAGAAAGCTTGTGGCTGATTaacttgaagggatagttcaaacaaaaaatataaattctatcTTCAATTATTCACCCTCAGGTCCAAGTTACTGtaaattaactgtttttattcatataaatgaaagtcagtgggggcCAAAATAACACTGAACCCTTTCATTTTATTGCTCAGTTTTGAGTGAACAATCCTTCTAATAGCttactgttaaaaatgtatactCATACACACCTGTGGGTTTGTCTGTTAGTGTCTCACAGTCGTTTTTTGGTTTAATATGACCTCCTCCTGTTGCTGCTTGAGTAAATTGGAAGTCGCCTCTAAGTCCAATCTCTAAACATTTCTTGACTGTGGTTTCTGTGACTTCTGCAATCAGATTCAGTTGAaccatcaaataaaaacaaataaggaGACATTCAGGCTGAGAACGTGAGCTATGCTTCTTGTTAATGCCTTGTCATTGAATCATGTAGCCTATACCTTTGTCTCCATatctgacaaaaacaaaacaaattaaattagatttttttacttactttttaGATTAAGGATATCCTCATTCATTATATAAACAAGTTCGTATTCTCCACCAGACTTTCCGTTCTTGGTGAAGTGTGTTCCGTAGTCCTCTAAGAAAGCAAAATACTGGCCCTTCTCATATGTAAGTGGCAGGGCATCCACATCGTCCAGGAACGTTGAGGACACCTCCAGCCCTCGCTGTTTCATCCTGTAGGTTGCCAGCTCGACTCTGCCTTTCACTCTCATGAAGGTCTTTCTCTGAAAGAGAACGTGTTTGTAGTAAGCGGACTAAGAAGGTagtctttattatttatattaagatGCTACATGAGcaaaagacatatatatatatatatatatatatatatatatatatatatatatatatatatatatatatatatatatatatatatatatatatatatatatatatatatttttttttttttacagtttaaaattccAGCCTGTTCTATGCCCATGGTGGCTCATGAGTCTAAGATGTGAATTATTCTGAATAAAGTGCAAATAGCTTTTCATAAGAGAACAAACAATAAACCTGAATCTCACCTTGGTTTGTGTGATTTCTGAAAGCTGTTTGATTATATTTGTTGTTGATTTCTTTGTGTCAAATCCTACGGACGCACTGAAACCTAAGCCAGGACCAGGTTTTTGGTCTGCACTAGAAACAGTGTCATCACCCTCACCAGGACCTGGAACTTCACCCTCCTCAACAGGACCTGGAGCTTCACCCTCCTCACCAGGACCTTCAGCTGCACCGCCCCCATCGGGACTGGCAACTT includes the following:
- the gas1b gene encoding growth arrest-specific protein 1b, giving the protein MANSGNSPVFPRLQILIVSIGCALVCHSRSSTASPAHNQRLICWQAIIKCQGEQECHYAYTQYLHACGPVINGNRKKCPSHCISSIIQLNLTVNGPALEDCECASDTLCKMTKRAIEPCMPRTSHMGCTEARKQCEKDPECSTAMRDYLYHCRKLFGGERCSDDCRRVITNMRSIPKALQLDTCVCDGTERTICEYVKGSMKNFCFNDRNGGSGFSDTEDELEYDYETDYEDEESDAWDLRAQKSLIVMSTILTLSSLVIVR
- the c9 gene encoding complement component C9, with the protein product MKALAALCVTICIVYQVNGKSITDHVQGSRREVRQINDPGSIDCKMSAWSQWTSCDPCTNRTHRSRSIEVFGQFKGSRCIDPIGDRKPCKPSTTCTMDPPPVCKSSQWRCESGICISKSLRCNGDYDCGEPDTSDEDECDTIRTPCGRTAVFESDIAMQAGYGINILGSGPRRNPFNNRFYNGQCNRIREPSTLEYNRLPWNVGVLNYETKVEESSSKEMYEDIHSLIKEISRETSTSFEVGLNFKFTPTEPSSSGSGEAGSAGGGGEVASPDGGGAAEGPGEEGEAPGPVEEGEVPGPGEGDDTVSSADQKPGPGLGFSASVGFDTKKSTTNIIKQLSEITQTKRKTFMRVKGRVELATYRMKQRGLEVSSTFLDDVDALPLTYEKGQYFAFLEDYGTHFTKNGKSGGEYELVYIMNEDILNLKKVTETTVKKCLEIGLRGDFQFTQAATGGGHIKPKNDCETLTDKPTDGKDTKGVIDKVLIAVKGGSPASAVAMKSQLTKDGILDYNQYVEWAKTITTLPALIHSDPEPIYNAIPLDFPDAQPRRENLRRAMDDYVAEYSVCKCQPCQNGGTVIQIDGECKCMCLPGSEGVACQIIEKELMKAKSFEQLGNWGCWSSWSLCSGGRRRRTRKCNSSGVPGGICRGDTTREDYC